The following proteins are co-located in the Phragmites australis chromosome 10, lpPhrAust1.1, whole genome shotgun sequence genome:
- the LOC133883608 gene encoding uncharacterized protein LOC133883608 has protein sequence MLHHSNSRNQRNRGSRIKTLLQATLLLGVVIWLLYQVKHSYDRKNEYLDDPEDQLAHNDRSMFQGRKEKAGSYSDNNMEMFGEHSVLITKTEEGAVDHHSDTFDHNEEKNGETVFEKDNTDLHEDDKRNTERSEAEEGQANSGDGNTEAHSNNNADETTGHSEADKHDAESNSVAEGKSEVHSTGDDVSQNNHAQEENTGEMNGKSHDAVVQGDESTNTDQTNASGNGSDREEGEKKVAVDTQTGSESLPDDAKTETSDGHATGSLPDETGNIPSVHNDNSQNDASENQGNAASTTSDSSEHSTSEAVHIETGLEDEGATTSSGTASGDDKGNSVESNSSLDATAEEKTGTASGDDEKGAEAGTANEVLDSKAGTSEEGNAATGVANDQAANTETENSQGDSAAEVVNGSSEETKPVENQSDGTTEASNNGEQVDAKIETSTSTNDEHSESQGGDGSSGSNDSNGSGSEQTGTTETQ, from the coding sequence ATGCTTCACCATTCAAATAGCCGGAACCAAAGGAACAGGGGATCAAGAATCAAAACACTACTCCAAGCTACCTTACTTTTAGGTGTTGTTATTTGGCTTCTGTATCAGGTGAAGCATTCCTATGACAGGAAAAATGAGTACTTGGATGATCCTGAGGACCAGCTTGCCCATAATGATAGAAGCATGTTCCAGGGGAGGAAAGAAAAGGCAGGTAGTTACAGCGATAACAACATGGAAATGTTTGGAGAGCATTCAGTTTTAATAACCAAAACAGAGGAAGGTGCTGTAGATCATCATTCAGATACTTTTGATCACAATGAAGAGAAGAATGGAGAAACTGTATTTGAGAAAGACAATACTGACTTGCATGAAGATGATAAGAGAAACACTGAGAGGTCAGAAGCTGAAGAAGGGCAAGCCAACAGTGGCGATGGCAATACGGAAGCTCATAGTAATAACAATGCCGATGAAACAACTGGTCACTCAGAAGCAGACAAGCATGATGCTGAATCCAACTCTGTCGCAGAGGGTAAAAGTGAAGTCCATTCAACTGGAGATGACGTGTCCCAAAACAATCATGCACAAGAGGAAAACACTGGCGAGATGAATGGAAAGTCCCATGATGCAGTGGTACAAGGTGATGAATCCACTAATACAGATCAGACCAATGCAAGCGGCAATGGATCAGACAGAGAAGAAGGTGAGAAAAAGGTGGCAGTGGATACTCAAACTGGCTCTGAATCCCTTCCTGACGATGCCAAGACTGAGACAAGTGATGGCCATGCCACCGGAAGTCTTCCTGATGAAACTGGTAATATACCATCGGTTCATAATGATAATTCGCAAAATGATGCCAGTGAAAACCAGGGTAATGCAGCTTCCACTACGTCAGATTCTTCTGAGCATAGCACCAGTGAGGCTGTTCATATTGAGACTGGATTGGAGGATGAAGGTGCAACAACATCATCTGGAACTGCATCTGGTGATGATAAGGGTAACTCTGTGGAGTCTAACTCATCTCTTGACGCCACTGCAGAAGAAAAGACTGGGACTGCATCTGGTGATGATGAGAAGGGTGCAGAAGCAGGTACTGCCAATGAGGTGTTGGATTCCAAAGCAGGGACCTCTGAGGAAGGCAATGCTGCAACAGGAGTTGCCAATGACCAGGCTGCAAATACGGAGACAGAGAACTCCCAAGGAGACTCTGCTGCTGAAGTAGTCAACGGTTCTTCAGAAGAGACTAAGCCTGTGGAGAACCAGAGTGATGGAACTACAGAGGCGTCTAACAATGGTGAGCAGGTGGATGCCAAGATTGAAACCAGCACATCTACCAATGACGAGCACAGTGAATCTCAAGGCGGCGATGGCAGTTCTGGATCAAATGACTCAAATGGCAGTGGATCTGAACAAACTGGCACAACTGAAACCCAGTGA